The genomic window ACCGCGCATGGTACCAGAAAGCGCACGCAAAGCAACACAAAATCGTCTACATATCGATCACTCTGCAATAGGCCAACGCCAACTTAATGAATAAGCTCTACCTAGAAATCGCCCTACCCGTTCCTTTGCGCCGCACATTTGACTACCTCACCAATTTTCAGGGTGACCCAAATGGGCTAATAGGCTGTCGCGTACAGGCGCCGTTTGGCAATCAAACCTTAATTGGCATAATCATTGGGGTGAAGGCGCAGTCGGAAACTCCTGCCGACAAAATGAAAGACATTCACACCATTATTGATGACACACCACTTATATCTCACCTAGATTTGCAGCTATTTAGCTGGGCTGCCAATTACTACCACCACTCTCTAGGCGAGGTATTACACGCGTCCATCCCCCAAAAGTTGCGCCAAGGCGAACGCCAAGAGCACGAACAACTCATAAGCGCGTGGAAACACACCCCCGAAGGGATGGGATTGCCAGAAACAGCATTAAACCGCTCTAAAAAGCAGCAAGAAATACACAGGTACCTGCTACAAAACACACAATTTACCCGCTCCACGGCACAAAGGCTTGGTTTTTCCACCTCTGCAATAAAAGCACTTAAAGACAAAAATCTTATCGAAGAAATTTTAGTTAAAGACTCGATTGAACAAGTGCAAACAAATAATAGCTTGCTCAACAATACGCCACTCACCCTAAACCAAGAGCAAACAGCCGCACAAGAAAGCGTTATTTTTCACCGCTTTGGGGCCTACCTGCTTGATGGTGTAACAGGCAGCGGCAAAACCGAAGTGTACCTACAACTGGTGGCCAGAGCCTTACAAGCAGGCACACAAGCACTTGTACTTATTCCTGAAATAGGCCTGTCTCCCCAAACAGTAGGCCGATTTAAAGACAGGTTTAGCGTAGAAATAGCCGAACTCCATTCCTCCATTAACGAAGCCAAACGCGCCGAACATTGGCAAGCAGCAAAAAGCGGCCGTGCAAAAATAGTGATAGGCACGCGCCTAGCTGCCTTAGCCGCACTTAACAAACCCGGCATTATCATTGTGGATGAAGAGCACGACCTCTCATATAAACAACACGACGGCTTTCGTTATTCGGCGCGAGACATATGCGTTTACCGAGCCAAACAGCACAACATTCCCGTGGTATTAGGCTCTGCAACCCCTTCACTAGAAACCCTAAACAACGCCATTACTGGTCGCTACCAACATTTAAAACTCACCCAGCGAGCAAGCACAGCCACACCGCCTCATATCGAAAGTATCGACATTCGCAACCAGCAATTGACAGCAGGACTGTGTGAATCGGCAATAGAAGAAATTAGGCACACCCTACAACGCCAACAGCAGGCGCTGGTATTTCTTAATCGCAGAGGGTTTGCCCCGTCGCTCTTTTGTCATCACTGCGGCTGGCAAGCCAAATGTACGGGCTGCGAACTACCTATGACCTTTCACTCGCACCCAAGACACCTACACTGCCACCGCTGCGACAGGCAAAACGGCGTACCTCGCGCCTGCCCAAGCTGCAAAAACCAAGCATTCAGCCATCGCGGTAGTGGTACCGAGCAAATCGAGCTCTTTTTGGCGAAGCAGTTTCCAAATACTCCAGTAATACGTATAGATAGAGACACCACCAGCTCTAAGAAGGCGATGCAAAAGCTATTAGAGCCCGCTTACGCAGGCACGCCTTGCATACTGGTTGGCACACAAATGCTAGCCAAGGGGCACCATATTCCCGGTATTAACCTCGCTGTTATTGCCGATGCAGATCAAGGCCTTATGAGTGCCGATTATCGCGGTGTAGAACAAGTTGGCCAACTTGTTACTCAAGTGGCCGGCAGGGCTGGGCGCGCATCGTCAACGGGTAAAGTACTTATCCAAACCCACCAACCAGACCACCCGTTAATGCGTGTGCTTATTGCGGAAGGCTACAATAGCTTTGCGGTGCAACTGCTAGCAGAACGCAAACATTCCGGCCTACCACCTTACGGATACTCTGCTTTAATTCGCAGCGAGTCCAAGCGGCCCGAAAACGCGCTTGCCATATTACAACTGATACATGGCGCGATTAAAAATACTGGCAACAAACACACCATCACCACCATCGGCCCAATGGCAGCCCCTATAGAAAAAATAGGCAACAGGTTTAGGTTTCAATACCAACTTTTCTGTAATTCAAGAAAGGAGCTTCACGCAACTTTAAAAGCCGTGCTAAGCGAGGTAGAAGTTAAAGCGGAGGCGAGAAGAACGCGCTGGTCGGTGGATATTGATCCGGTGACCAGCGCTTAAAGATCAATCTATTTCACAGCTTCTTACTGGATCTCCATCAGTATCTGGGTCCCCATTTTCAGGGTCCGGATCAAAATCATTTTCGGAAGCCACACCACTACACAAGTAAAGAGGCGCGCTTCTCGCTATAGTAACCGTAGTAGAAGAGCACCCTTCAGTAATGCAAGGCCCATCATATACACCGTTACCTAAATCGCGTACGCCGTTCTGATTCGTATCAACGAACGCCTCTCCAAGCGTGTACATACCATCTTCATTCTCATCTACGAACGGCTCAGGTAAATCGACAAACGTCTCTCCTTCGTCATACAGGAAATTACCATTAAGATCTGTAAATGACTCAGCCCCCTGAGTAAAAGCCATCACACTCGCATTAAAGTCTGGTGCATTTTTACTGCTGCCTGCGCTTTCCCAATTAACGGAACATGAACCATTTGAAAGAGTACACGATGAACCAACTAGTCCCGATTCAGGGCTCCAAAAACTTACCTGAATACCATCGAATGCGGGGTTTCCAAACTGATCGCTCGCCCGAATATTAAGTGTTACGGACACACCATCTGTATTTCTGGAGTTATCTACCCCCCAATCAGGGCCTGCTGAAAGTGAGAACCGATTTGCCACAGGAATCCCACTTGAAATAATAATATCGCTGGATGTGGCAGTAACATTGGAGCCATCCAATGAGGCAATCACTCGGACAGGCGTAGCAACAGTACCACTTGCGAGCGATACAAATGCATTTCCTTCACTATTGGTTCTAATACCTTGAGTAGAGCCCTTAAGCTGAACCCCGCCCACATCGGTGCTCAATGAAAAGCTTAAAGCCACGTTTGATTCTGGGTTTCCTGAACTATCCGTCGCCCGAAACGTGAGGATTGTATTTTCATTCCCACCTTGCCCCCGCAAATAAATTTGCTTGGCGGAAGCTGAAACAAAAGAAATATTGATCACTCCGTCATCTACTTCCACTTCAGTTTCGCCTCCAGGAGAAGGGGTAGAAATATTCGGATTATCCCCAGGTGCGCCACCACAGGCCACCAGCAGTACAATAAATCCAATTAATGCAGTCAACCTGCTCAAAGAAACTGTTACGTAGTCCATAATTTCCACTCGCTGGGTAAATGAATGAAGGTACTTGAGAGCAACTTACCAGCACCATCATAACTTGCCATTTGCAACGTCTAACATTTTAGCTTAAATATTAACGCCTACAGGCTCATTAAAGCTCGATAATAGCTTAGAACATTGAGCTAAGCCAATAAAACCCAAGCAAATTTTGGTTTTGAGGCGCTATAGTTGTGATAAGCTAGACGTTCTCAAGCTGTGCACCAGCGCGCATTTTTTTCTAATTTGTAAATCGAGCAACGCCCACCATTAACAGGTTCTCGTATACACTAACGCCCCCGTTCACTCCCATTAGGACAGCAATAGCACCATGGCCCGAGATTACGCCAAGAAAAAGCCCCCTCAAGCAAGTAAACGCAAAGCAGAACCGCGGGTACCAGCGTGGGTTTGGTTGTTTACGGGAGCCGTGCTAGGTGCATTTATTATGTTTTTGATGCGACTTGCGGACATGTCTCCGCAAGAAACGGCCAAAGAAGTAAAAGAAAAAACAGCCGCTAACTCGGCCAAGAACGAGGAGCAAAAGCCTCGTTTCGACTTTTATGAGCTGTTAAAAGACGCAAAAGTGCCCACCCCAAAACCCGATACTAGCGGCCCCTCTGGTGCAGCCACCGAACCGGAAGCACCGGCGACTGAATATATTTTGCAAGTGGCATCATTCAAAAATAAAACAGATGCCGAAGCGCTGCGAGCGCAATTAATTTTGCTAAATTTGGAAGCCACAGTGCAGGACGCCAAAGTTAGAAACGGTGAAACTTGGTACAGAGTGTTAGCGGGCCCTTACCAATCACGCTCAAGAATGTCTAAAGCGCGCAGCACGCTTATATCTAACCGCTTCGAAGCCCTTGTGCTAAAACGCAATATCGAGAATTAATTCGTACATCAATCTACGCTAAGTTGAGCCAATCCCCTTGGCTCGACTTGAAATAGCCCAAGCCACCCCCACTTTCTCTATCAAGCAGCCTTCGCGGCACTCCCCCATTTAGAAGTAGGATATATCTGTGGAACAATATCGCGGCACCACCATACTGTCTGTGCGCCGAGGCAATAAAGTTGTCATTGGTGGAGACGGCCAAGTTTCTCTTGGCAACACTATTATGAAAGGCAACGCTTGCAAGGTGCGTCGCCTGTATAAAAACCAAGTTATTGCAGGTTTTGCTGGCGGCACCGCTGACGCATTCACCCTGTTTGAACGCTTTGAAGCTAAGCTAGAAGCACACGACGGCCAACTTGTACGCGCAGCTGTTGAACTAGCCAAAGATTGGCGAACAGACCGCGCCCTGCGCCGCTTAGAAGCTTTGCTTGCCGTAGCAAACAAAGATGCCTCACTGATAGTAACCGGTAATGGCGATGTTATTCAGCCAGAAAACGACCTTATTGCCATCGGCTCTGGCGGCGCCTTTGCCCAATCGGCAGCGCGCGCACTACTAGAAAATACCGAGTTAGAAGCCAGAGATATTGTCGAGAAAAGCCTCGGCATAGCCGGCGATGTGTGTGTTTACACCAACCACCACTTCACCATTGAAGAGCTGAGTTTCTAATTTCAATCATTCGCAAACATTGCGAACACGACTTGATACTGCACAAAAGTGCAAAAATAGATTTTACCGGCGCCAAATCGCGTATTTGGGCTGACGACTTCGGGAATTAATTATGTCCACTATGACACCACGTGAAATAGTTCATGAATTGGACCAGCATATTGTTGGTCAGCAGGATGCCAAAAAAGCAGTAGCCATTGCGTTGCGCAATCGCTGGAGAAGAATGCAGCTAGATGCCAAGCTACGCACAGAAATCACCCCTAAAAATATTTTAATGATAGGCCCAACCGGGGTGGGTAAAACTGAAATAGCCCGCCGGTTGGCCAAACTTACCAACGCACCATTTATAAAAGTAGAAGCCACTAAATTTACAGAGGTGGGCTATGTTGGCCGCGATGTAGAGTCAATTATTCGCGATTTGGTGGATAGCTCTATAAAAATGATGCGCGAACAAGAAATGACCAAAGTGCGGCACCGCGCTGAAGAAGCCGCCGAAGAAAGAATTCTTAACGCATTGCTGCCACCGGCCAGAGGCGAGGATGGCGCAGTAGAAGATTCCTCTACTCGCCAAATATTCCGCAAGAAATTGCGCGAAGGTCAGTTAGACGATAAAGAAATTGAGATAGATGTTTCTGCCACCCCAGTGGGCGTAGAGATAATGGCTCCTCCTGGCATGGAAGATATGACCAGCCAGTTGCAAAATATGTTCTCGAGCATGAACACGGGCAAAACAAAAAAAACAAAACTTACTGTTAAAAAAGCATTCAAAAAATTAACAGATGAAGAAGCGGCTAAGCTTGTTAATGAAGAAGAATTAAAAGCACAAGCCATAGATGCCGCCGAGCAAAATGGCATTGTGTTTATCGACGAGATAGACAAAGTAGCCAAGCGTGAAGGCAATAGCGGCGCAGATGTATCGCGCGAAGGTGTACAGCGCGATTTGCTGCCACTTATTGAAGGCTGCACGGTTAGCACTAAGCACGGCATGATCAAAACAGACCACATTCTGTTTATAACCTCTGGTGCATTCCATGTTTCCAAGCCCTCAGACCTTATCCCAGAGCTGCAAGGGCGCCTACCTATACGTGTTGAATTGCAAGCGCTTACGCCAGACGATTTTGAGCGTATTCTTACAGAACCAACAGCATCGCTTACTGAACAACACCAATCGTTACTGGCAACAGAAGGCACACAAATCGAATTTACCGCCGACGGAATCCGTAAAATCGCCGAAATTGCTTATCAAGTAAACAAAAGCACCGAAAATATTGGCGCCCGACGCTTGCACACAGTGCTAGAAAAATTATTGGAAGAGATTTCGTTTGCCGCCGGTGAAAGCGATAACAACGTAACTATCGATGCTGCATTTGTTGATGGCCAGCTTGGCGAGCTCACCAAAAACGAAGATTTGAGCCGATTCATCCTTTAACGGAGCACGAGAGTGACTACAGTAACCCCAAGTAAAATAAAGCTTCACCGCAAATCCTGCGTGTTAGAGGTTGAGTTCGGCGAACAAAGCTATCACTTAAAAGCCGAATATCTGCGTGTATATTCGCCTTCAGCCGAAGTAAAAGGCCACGGCCCAGGTGAAGAAGTGCTGCAATTAAACAAGGAGAATGTCGCCATTACCGGCATAGAGCCCCTAGGTAACTACGCTATTAAGCTTATTTACAGTGATGGCCACGATTCCGGCATATATTCTTGGGGCTATTTAAAAGAGCTTGGTGAAAATTACGAAGCAAACTGGGCCGACTACCTAGAACGGGTAGAAAAGCACAAGACTGAGCAAGCAGAAGCAGAAGCCACAAAAGATGTGAGCGCAGTAAAGTGGGTTAACCCCAACTAGTAAACCTTCAGGGCCGAGCAATCGGCCCTTTTCCTCAATACTCCCCCAAAACCTACCCGCTCACCACTAATGGCCACCACTGGCTGGACGCGGTAGAATAGCTGCCTTTCGCGAATACGCCATTAGAGGTCAACCATGTCTGACGAGCAAACCACACACTTCGGTTACGAAAAAGTAGATGTTAAAGACAAAGCTAGACGCGTTGCCGGCGTATTCCACTCTGTGGCAGCTAAGTACGACATTATGAACGATGTCATGTCCGGCGGAATTCACCGCATTTGGAAACAGTTCACCATTGAGCTGTCTGGCGTACGCTCTGGGCACAAAGTATTAGATATTGCCGGCGGCACTGGCGACCTTACTAAAAAATTCTCCCGCATTGTAGGCCCAACCGGCCAAGTAGTGTTGGCAGATATTAATGAATCCATGCTCAATGTCGGCCGAGATAAGCTTATAGACAGCGGCGTTGCCGGCAACGTGGTGTACACCCAGGCCGATGCACAATACCTTCCCTTCCCAGACAATACTTTTGATTGCATAACGATTGCATTCGGCTTGCGTAATGTTACCGATAAAGACTTGGCAATTGCGTCCATGTTGCGCGTGCTAAAACCCGGTGGGCGCTTATTGATACTAGAGTTCACCAAACCACAAAATGCATTGGTAGAAAAAGCGTACGACTTTTACTCATTTAAAATTTTGCCCACCATGGGACAAATAATTGCCCAAGATGCAGACAGCTACCGCTATTTAGCAGAAAGTATTCGCATGCACCCAGACCAAGAAACGCTAAAAGGAATGATGGATGCAGCTGGTTTCGCACAGACCAAATACCACAACATGACAGGCGGCATAGTAGCGTTACACACCGGAATTAAACCTTAAAGCAGCAACGAAAACACATACAACGAGCGCACTATGAACCAACAGCCAGATGGAAACACCGTAACGCCCACTCCACTCGCTAGCGCTCTGGCTATGACGATAGAGCTAGCTATCAACAAAGCGTTAACAGCCGACCCTGCCACCCGAATAAAGCTCAATGCGCTAAACGGTAGAACTCTTCAAATAAACTGCAACCAACCTACACTTAAATTACAATTTTTGTTTTGTGAAAACCAAGTACTGGTAAACGGCAACCCCCTGGACGACGCAGATGCACAAGTCAGAGGCAGCGCAGAGGCATTTTTACGCGCCGCCACACAGCAAAATAATCACACGCTGGCCGATACAGGGTTAACTGTACAGGGTAATGCCAACCTACTTACCCATGTTCAAGAAATTGCAAAAAACATAGATATAGACTGGGAAGACCTGCTCGCCCCTATTGCGCCCCCCGCACTAACTCATATAGCCGCTACGGGCATTCGTGCGCTAACAAGCTGGGCAAAAGAAACCAAAAACTTTATAGAAGAAAACGCAGCCAATGTGCTTACTGATGAGCTACGCGCAATACCTGCGCAGCAGGAGCTAAATATCTTTTATGACGATGTGGACAATGTCGCAGCCAGAGCACAGCGCCTAGAAGCTAAGCTAAACGCGTATTTTGCGCAAAAAAACAACATTAAAAACAACTAACCAAACGGAAACAGTTAAGTGCGCAGACTTGCTCGACTTACCCGCATTATTCATACATTTTGCCGCTACCGCTTAGACGCCTTACTGAAAGACGTAGAGGTAAAGTCGCGCTACAAATTATTACTCTTTCCCTTCTGGTTTTACCCCAAGCCCGATATAAGCCGCGGTCGTGCGCTGCGCAACAGTCTCGAAGAACTTGGGCCAATTTTTATAAAGTTTGGTCAGTTACTGTCTACCCGCCCCGACCTTATTCCCGATGACATCATCGAAGAACTTAACTACCTGCAAGATAGAGTCGCTCCATTTAGCAATGAAGAATTTAAACGTATTGTTGAACAGGCGCTTGGCAATAACACTAACGCTCTGTTTAAAGAGTTTTCTGAAAAACCATTAGCATCAGCCTCTGTTGCACAGGTACACACTGCTACGCTGCACACAGGTGAAGATGTTGTCGTAAAAGTGGTGCGCCCCAATATAGAAAAGATAATCCAAAAAGATGTTGCTCTACTGGAGCTGTTAGCGCGCACCATCGAAAAGCTAAGCCCAGAAGGCCGCAGATTTAAATTAAGCGAAGTAGTGGCAGATTATAAAGACACTATTTTTGACGAGCTGGATTTAAAACGCGAGGCAGCCAACGCAAGCCAGTTGCGCCGCAACTTTGAAGGCTCGCCCCTGTTGTATGTTCCCGCCGTGCACTGGCAATACTGCACAAACAAAGTAATGGTAATGGAAAGGATTTACGGCATTCCTGTTACCGATATGGAAAAAATTAACGCACAGAGTACAAATTTAAAACTGCTTGCAGAACGCGGAGTAGAAGTATTTTTTAAGCAGGTTTTTGAACACAACTTTTTTCATGCAGACATGCACCCCGGCAACGTTTTTGTGTCGCCAGCCAACCCGCAAAACCCAAGTTATATGGCTGTGGATATGGCCATTATTGGCTCACTCACAAAAGAAGATCAGTACTACCTTGCGCGCAACTTACTCGCCATGTTCCGCAGAGATTACCGCCAAGTAGCAGAGCTGCATGTAATGAGTGGCTGGGTACCGGCGAATACGTCTATAAGTGGTTTTGAATCGGCAATACGTACCGTGTGTGAGCCTATTTTTGAACGCCCACTTAAAGATATATCCTTTGGTGAATCGCTGGTAAATTTATTTAGAACCGCTCGACGCTACAATATGCCAGTACAACCACAACTGGTACTGCTGCAAAAAACCCTGTTAAACATAGAAGGGCTAGGTCGACAGCTCTACCCAGACTTAAACCTGTGGGATACGGCACACCCATACTTAGAAAAATGGCTAAAAGAGCGCTACCAAGTTAAAACGCTTTTCAACAACTTAAAATACCATGCACCAGAATGGCTAGAAAAATTCCCAGAAGTGCCCCACTTGGTATTCAACGCTTTAGAAAAGCTGAACAACCAGCCAGCTAACGAGCATAAGCAGCAAATAAGCTCCGCAACACAACGCACAAACAAAGCCCTAACCTGGCTTGGCTATGGCACCCTAATGGCGGGCCTAGCAATTACTCTGGCGACGTATACCGCAATCCCACAATCGGCCATTGTGCTTATTGCTGCTGGCGCCACCTTGTTAGCTGTAACCAAACGATAATGTGTGCGATTGGACGGAGTACGCCGTCCAACCCACTTAATTTCGCTTATAAAAAACCCACGCCACACCAGCAGATATTACCCAGTGATTTGTTGTTTCCATTAATGGGCTACCTTCAAATACAACGCCCTCTAAATTGTCGTAACGAATACTTGTACCGTAAATAATGTTGCCGTACCTCGCTTTGGCTCCAACCTTTACAAACGCGCCACTGTAACCGGCAGTTGCGGCATAGGCTGGCCTTTCTACCGTAGCAAATGCATCTTCAACACTGTAATAATAACGGTGGTATTTTTCTGAGGCGTAAATTACGCCTACATCCGCCTTTGCGTCCCACTCACCGTAAAACTTTGGCCACTGATAGGTAAGTTTGGGGGCAAAGTTATAACCTATATACTCAACTTTAGACGTATCTATTGCCACCACACCGCGCAACGGCAGTCGAGCCGCCCAACCTGTGTGGAAATTTTTACCGGTTATGTTGATATTAAACGAAGGCCCAATTTGCGCTGCGCTCGCAAGCTCCGGCATACCGGCTCGTAAACGGTTATCGTGGCTATCGCCATTAAGCGCTAAATCTGCACTTAAATTAAATTCAAAACGATCGGAAGCGTATATTTCGCCCTCCACACCTTTGCGATCTATTTTAAGAAAATCACCGTGATACTTAACAAATGGAAAAGGTAAAAATTGTATTTGTGTTTCTTTCGAACCGCGGTAGTCGTGAATATATTGCCCACCGAGACCAATACCTAATTCCATTTCTCCATCAAACACTGCACTCGCATTGACTGCATAGCACAATGCCAACGCACCTATCCAATAACGCTTCACCTAGCTTGCCCTCAAATTCCAAACATAAAAAAACCCGCTTGCTTATTCATAACGAATCGCGCAGCGGGTTTTGTTAACAGGTTAAGGCGATTACTCTTCGCCTTCTCCTGCTGGAGCTTCTGCAGTTTCTGCTTCTGGAGCAGGCAGTAACTCTTTGATGGATAGCTTAATACGACCGCGCTGGTCAATATCCATACACTTCACTTCAATGTCTTGACCTTCTTTCAAGTAGTCAGAAACATTTTGTACTCGCTCGTGA from Saccharophagus degradans 2-40 includes these protein-coding regions:
- a CDS encoding gamma-butyrobetaine hydroxylase-like domain-containing protein, with translation MTTVTPSKIKLHRKSCVLEVEFGEQSYHLKAEYLRVYSPSAEVKGHGPGEEVLQLNKENVAITGIEPLGNYAIKLIYSDGHDSGIYSWGYLKELGENYEANWADYLERVEKHKTEQAEAEATKDVSAVKWVNPN
- the hslU gene encoding ATP-dependent protease ATPase subunit HslU, which codes for MSTMTPREIVHELDQHIVGQQDAKKAVAIALRNRWRRMQLDAKLRTEITPKNILMIGPTGVGKTEIARRLAKLTNAPFIKVEATKFTEVGYVGRDVESIIRDLVDSSIKMMREQEMTKVRHRAEEAAEERILNALLPPARGEDGAVEDSSTRQIFRKKLREGQLDDKEIEIDVSATPVGVEIMAPPGMEDMTSQLQNMFSSMNTGKTKKTKLTVKKAFKKLTDEEAAKLVNEEELKAQAIDAAEQNGIVFIDEIDKVAKREGNSGADVSREGVQRDLLPLIEGCTVSTKHGMIKTDHILFITSGAFHVSKPSDLIPELQGRLPIRVELQALTPDDFERILTEPTASLTEQHQSLLATEGTQIEFTADGIRKIAEIAYQVNKSTENIGARRLHTVLEKLLEEISFAAGESDNNVTIDAAFVDGQLGELTKNEDLSRFIL
- the hslV gene encoding ATP-dependent protease subunit HslV; the encoded protein is MEQYRGTTILSVRRGNKVVIGGDGQVSLGNTIMKGNACKVRRLYKNQVIAGFAGGTADAFTLFERFEAKLEAHDGQLVRAAVELAKDWRTDRALRRLEALLAVANKDASLIVTGNGDVIQPENDLIAIGSGGAFAQSAARALLENTELEARDIVEKSLGIAGDVCVYTNHHFTIEELSF
- a CDS encoding SPOR domain-containing protein, with protein sequence MARDYAKKKPPQASKRKAEPRVPAWVWLFTGAVLGAFIMFLMRLADMSPQETAKEVKEKTAANSAKNEEQKPRFDFYELLKDAKVPTPKPDTSGPSGAATEPEAPATEYILQVASFKNKTDAEALRAQLILLNLEATVQDAKVRNGETWYRVLAGPYQSRSRMSKARSTLISNRFEALVLKRNIEN
- the ubiE gene encoding bifunctional demethylmenaquinone methyltransferase/2-methoxy-6-polyprenyl-1,4-benzoquinol methylase UbiE, with the protein product MSDEQTTHFGYEKVDVKDKARRVAGVFHSVAAKYDIMNDVMSGGIHRIWKQFTIELSGVRSGHKVLDIAGGTGDLTKKFSRIVGPTGQVVLADINESMLNVGRDKLIDSGVAGNVVYTQADAQYLPFPDNTFDCITIAFGLRNVTDKDLAIASMLRVLKPGGRLLILEFTKPQNALVEKAYDFYSFKILPTMGQIIAQDADSYRYLAESIRMHPDQETLKGMMDAAGFAQTKYHNMTGGIVALHTGIKP
- a CDS encoding carbamoyl-phosphate synthase large subunit glutamine-dependent — translated: MDYVTVSLSRLTALIGFIVLLVACGGAPGDNPNISTPSPGGETEVEVDDGVINISFVSASAKQIYLRGQGGNENTILTFRATDSSGNPESNVALSFSLSTDVGGVQLKGSTQGIRTNSEGNAFVSLASGTVATPVRVIASLDGSNVTATSSDIIISSGIPVANRFSLSAGPDWGVDNSRNTDGVSVTLNIRASDQFGNPAFDGIQVSFWSPESGLVGSSCTLSNGSCSVNWESAGSSKNAPDFNASVMAFTQGAESFTDLNGNFLYDEGETFVDLPEPFVDENEDGMYTLGEAFVDTNQNGVRDLGNGVYDGPCITEGCSSTTVTIARSAPLYLCSGVASENDFDPDPENGDPDTDGDPVRSCEID
- a CDS encoding MipA/OmpV family protein, producing MKRYWIGALALCYAVNASAVFDGEMELGIGLGGQYIHDYRGSKETQIQFLPFPFVKYHGDFLKIDRKGVEGEIYASDRFEFNLSADLALNGDSHDNRLRAGMPELASAAQIGPSFNINITGKNFHTGWAARLPLRGVVAIDTSKVEYIGYNFAPKLTYQWPKFYGEWDAKADVGVIYASEKYHRYYYSVEDAFATVERPAYAATAGYSGAFVKVGAKARYGNIIYGTSIRYDNLEGVVFEGSPLMETTNHWVISAGVAWVFYKRN
- a CDS encoding primosomal protein N', which encodes MNKLYLEIALPVPLRRTFDYLTNFQGDPNGLIGCRVQAPFGNQTLIGIIIGVKAQSETPADKMKDIHTIIDDTPLISHLDLQLFSWAANYYHHSLGEVLHASIPQKLRQGERQEHEQLISAWKHTPEGMGLPETALNRSKKQQEIHRYLLQNTQFTRSTAQRLGFSTSAIKALKDKNLIEEILVKDSIEQVQTNNSLLNNTPLTLNQEQTAAQESVIFHRFGAYLLDGVTGSGKTEVYLQLVARALQAGTQALVLIPEIGLSPQTVGRFKDRFSVEIAELHSSINEAKRAEHWQAAKSGRAKIVIGTRLAALAALNKPGIIIVDEEHDLSYKQHDGFRYSARDICVYRAKQHNIPVVLGSATPSLETLNNAITGRYQHLKLTQRASTATPPHIESIDIRNQQLTAGLCESAIEEIRHTLQRQQQALVFLNRRGFAPSLFCHHCGWQAKCTGCELPMTFHSHPRHLHCHRCDRQNGVPRACPSCKNQAFSHRGSGTEQIELFLAKQFPNTPVIRIDRDTTSSKKAMQKLLEPAYAGTPCILVGTQMLAKGHHIPGINLAVIADADQGLMSADYRGVEQVGQLVTQVAGRAGRASSTGKVLIQTHQPDHPLMRVLIAEGYNSFAVQLLAERKHSGLPPYGYSALIRSESKRPENALAILQLIHGAIKNTGNKHTITTIGPMAAPIEKIGNRFRFQYQLFCNSRKELHATLKAVLSEVEVKAEARRTRWSVDIDPVTSA
- the ubiB gene encoding ubiquinone biosynthesis regulatory protein kinase UbiB, which codes for MRRLARLTRIIHTFCRYRLDALLKDVEVKSRYKLLLFPFWFYPKPDISRGRALRNSLEELGPIFIKFGQLLSTRPDLIPDDIIEELNYLQDRVAPFSNEEFKRIVEQALGNNTNALFKEFSEKPLASASVAQVHTATLHTGEDVVVKVVRPNIEKIIQKDVALLELLARTIEKLSPEGRRFKLSEVVADYKDTIFDELDLKREAANASQLRRNFEGSPLLYVPAVHWQYCTNKVMVMERIYGIPVTDMEKINAQSTNLKLLAERGVEVFFKQVFEHNFFHADMHPGNVFVSPANPQNPSYMAVDMAIIGSLTKEDQYYLARNLLAMFRRDYRQVAELHVMSGWVPANTSISGFESAIRTVCEPIFERPLKDISFGESLVNLFRTARRYNMPVQPQLVLLQKTLLNIEGLGRQLYPDLNLWDTAHPYLEKWLKERYQVKTLFNNLKYHAPEWLEKFPEVPHLVFNALEKLNNQPANEHKQQISSATQRTNKALTWLGYGTLMAGLAITLATYTAIPQSAIVLIAAGATLLAVTKR
- a CDS encoding ubiquinone biosynthesis accessory factor UbiJ, yielding MNQQPDGNTVTPTPLASALAMTIELAINKALTADPATRIKLNALNGRTLQINCNQPTLKLQFLFCENQVLVNGNPLDDADAQVRGSAEAFLRAATQQNNHTLADTGLTVQGNANLLTHVQEIAKNIDIDWEDLLAPIAPPALTHIAATGIRALTSWAKETKNFIEENAANVLTDELRAIPAQQELNIFYDDVDNVAARAQRLEAKLNAYFAQKNNIKNN